The DNA segment ACAACACATGTAACCTATATAACACACGTTTAGGCCAAATAACACGTTTAGTCCGAATAATACACATTTAGGCCCGAACAACACATGTAACCTATATAACACACGTTTAGGCCAAATAACACGTTTAGTCCGAATAATACACATTTAGGCCCGAACAACACATGTAACCTATATAACACACGTTTAGGCCAAATAACACGTTTAGTCCGAATAATACACATTTAGGCCCGAACAACACATGTAACCTATATAACACACGTTTAGGCCAAATAACACGTTTAGTCCGAATAATACACATTTAGGCCCGAACAACACATGTAACCTATATAACACACGTTTAGGCCAAATAACACGTTTAGTCCGAATAATACACATTTAGGCCCGAACAACACATGTAACCTATATAACACACGTTTAGGCCAAATAACACGTTTAGTCCGAATAATACACATTTAGGCCCGAACAACACATGTAACCTATATAACACACGTTTAGGCCAAATAACACGTTTAGTCCGAATAATACACATTTAGGCCCGAATAATACACATTTAGGCCCGAATAACACACCTTTAACTGGTATAACACACATTTAGCTCGAATAACACACGATAGGAGCCGTGACATACATAATTTCAATCTTTCTGTTtcaaaataaacgttttattggTACAATAGCGCAAAagaatatatattttttgttgcaaaataacacttatttcAACTGAATAAGATGccgcttgatgtgccgtcgtcagTACATTAATTAGCATACATATCAAAACCTCATAGAAACCATACTAATTAATTAGCTTCGTCTGTAATATTTTAACATGTTGTTGGTTAAGGATTCCATAataatttgtttgttatttgCCATTACTAACACTGCATTGTTTTGACGATAGAATGTTTGAAGAATTCCCTGCGTTGGCCCCAAACAAACCTAAGATTTAAACATAGATAAAGGATTAAACTGACGTCGATGTTAGACTCAggtaaaattacttaaaatcaTGTAGATTTGTGTGTATCTCACAGGGTATGTAAAacgtaaattaattttgtaattccTTAGTTAATTTTCATAATTCAGTGGTACTTTATAATTTGTGAATTTCCTGTTAGTTACTAattcaacattttaattttagttattattataaaatgaaacCTAAACAGGTTATCGTTAAATACGAAATTAATGAAAACACTGAATTATGAAACACGAGTAGTTAGAAAAATGTAGTAACTGGGGGTATTAGATTAAGTTGTAATATTTAATTGTAAGATtgtgaatattattttattttgaaaacttaaaattgttACTGAAATTACATTTACTAACTGTTAAACATTGGTGCATttcataattatgtagttagaAAGGAGATCGGAAATTGACGTGGGCCATATAAGATTTTCTTTTCATTTCCATTACCATGTTCACTAGTATTTAAATTGTACATATTTCATTCACATTTCTAATTCATTTATTGCTTTGGGTCGATGGACGAGGACGACTATTCCATTCTCCTTTGTAACACTTTCTTCATTTCATTGTGACTAACGACTGTGGTGAATAACAACATTTTTAGGGTGTCATCGACTAACGGGCGGCGGCCGCTTGCGGCGCGTTGTATGGAAGACTAGTGATTTTGTTGTTTTGATTTGACTAACAAGGAATCACTAATCTGCCTACAAAGCGTCTGCGCTCTCTTCGGAAGAAGACTTCTAAGATGTTCTTCGTCTGTCTGTACTAACTTGTATGTTGTGTAATTAAATAACATGTTTGTGATAATTTATTCCTTCATATCAGATTTTATCTTGTAATTTATCGATTTAAAATCCAGAAAATTAATGCATTTCTTTATTTACAGTGTGCACGAGAGCAACCTGAATCACAATCGCGGGAACTTCTGATTCTACAATAACTTATACAATATCAATTAAACTTAAAGCTTTATGTTAGCCACCTCAAATTCCATAACGTGTACAATCTGTAGCGAGGCTCATACCATTTTATAAATGTACTTTACTAGTGTAAAATATaactacaataaaattaagaaaataatactcGGTTCAAGAGTAAGGCTGGtaactatttatatttgtaaCCAAAATCCATACTAAAAATCCTAAATCCAAATGTCATTTATATTGTTGAAATCTGCtaaagattattttatattcgacgtgtTTCTGGTGAAACTCGTGCAATGCATTTATCAATATGAATTATTATGAAGAGATATTTAAGTAAGATTGTGTGATTTACTCATATAATTTGTTACATCGATGTATTTCTAAGTAAATAGAAAATAGTATTCAAGTAAATAGTTTATTTTGTGAagaaacttgtttttttttattcacaacctTGCACAATCCCTACAATCTCAAATATGAAAAGTTCTCCTTGACCTGTAGAAGGTCGATGGATCAGGATAACTTGAGCGAATCCACACAGTGAAAAGTCATTTGCGCGTGCCTACGTATATCCGATAAaagtactatccgttcgcgataagtttgccgctggcgatatgacgtcactcgaagaaaagcttctataactttaacaaactatatttatttgaaatattttttatttattattactgtaGTCGTTTCTCCTTCATTAGCAGCTTCAGCAGAGTGGTCGGTTTATACAGAGGATACCTTAGGAAGCTATCATTTTCCTACTTTAGTCAACTTAAATTATGATTGTGAAATATATCAAGATTCCTGTGAttttgaaaagtttatttacaaaaaagctgACTGGTTAGGATATACAATCAAGTCTAGAACGTTTTTTAATCATCTTCTTGATTATCCAGACCCACTCTTTGCTTATGCagaattttgtgatttattaaATACTTTGAGAAAAGATTTTATACCGATACACACTTATGATAGCAATAATAGACGCAAAGTTTATAAACCTATGCCATGGTGGAATGAAACTTGTTCCAACGCAGTTAAGGAAACTAAATTAGCTCTTCATATGTATAGACGTCATTCAACAAtagaaaattacattatttataaaaaaaaaacttgaagcATCTAAAAGATTGATTATTAAAGAACAAAAGATAATCAGTTGGAAAAATTTGTGTTCTAGCTTTGATCGTTGTACACCAATCAGCAAAATATGGAAGTTTATTAAAGTTCTTAATAGAAAAGCTTCAAAGCCTGATAGCAAAGATGAAGAAtttttgcaagatttttttgataaaatagcTCCTAATCATGATTCTGTAAATACTGACCaccttaataatttatttgtttttaatgatcTTAATATTCATTTGAATTCACTTTTTTCTGAAACAGAGTTTAATTTTTCTTTGAATTCTAAAAAAGACACTTCTCCAGGACTTGACGATATTCCGTATATTTTGATTAAACGCTTAGACTCTTCAGCTAAATTAATTTtgcttaatatttttaacaatttgtgGTCCGCTGGCTTAATACCAAAGTCagtaattgataaaaattgtgtatttgcgtaaaataactcattaattgcgtttaatcactaactgcGTTTAATTggattccacggaccggcaaacttagcgcgaacgggtagtaatTAGAATTATTTAATCCAAAAATACCTACTGTTCGCGCTTGTGGATTCGTGCAAGTGTTTTGTTTTGACACGAATTATCCTAGGAGTGCGAAATCATTATGTATGTCCATAGGGGGTTTAAGGACATGTATATCTTCGTGATCATACTGGTACGTCAAAGTAGTATGACCACGAGGAAAACGAGGGTTATGTAATGGCGCGACGCGACTGGTTGCCGCGATGGCGTATGAGATAGGATAGGgcccttaggcctcagcctcggaTTTAGCGGgaagcggcgcgggagcggggcgggcaacgcagacccgttctccaaacaagcgggcagctcgcgcggcactTTAGCGGaattagcggcgaagtgttgtgtttattcgcgaacgaaatgtctgaacaacggcgacaattttttttcgattcaaatttattcctaacgctcgatttattgtgggcaaaagaagaaGTGAGCGCCGCTAGActggagtgcgctgcccgctcccgcgccgctgttttcagGAAccggcctcagcctcgaatttagcgggcagcggggcggcggcaggatcttatgcgtaaaatcaaatagaccggtacTCGAAAACAGCAGCGCgggagcgggcagcgcactccttcttttttgcccacaataaatttgaatcgaaataaaattgtcgccgttattcagacatttcgtttgcgaataaaaacaaatatctcgacaacacaaccccgaacacaacacttcgccgctaaagcgccgcgcgagctgcccgcttgtttcgagaacgtgtctgcgttgcccgctgcgctcccgcgccgctgcccgctaaattcgaagCTGAGGCTTTAGAAATTGAGGAAAAACTAATTTGAACGTTAAAAAGAAACAACAGATATTTGAATcccttttatattttatgcaaaatttaAGGGTGGAGTATTTATCATCACAATATAAATTGAACTATACATACTTAcattagttatttttttaaatttatacaGTAAAAATTCATAATCAAGGGATATTCATATTGTTTTTACATCaatatttatattgatttataTAAAAATCACATTAGGCTGCTGTTTCTcagtttaatataaaaatgatttaaaaatactACCACAACTTAAAGCTCTTCAGTCAGATCATGTTAAACAGTCCTCTGGTCAGGTAGAATTTTCATGCTCTGGTTTATGAACATTAATTAAGATGTACAGCAAGGGAACCACAAAACAAAGTATTAATATGACGCATGCTAGGTGAAACCACTTCAGTCCAAAATCTGCTCCATGTGACGTTAGTTCCTTCACTACAACAGCTTCTACTGACAATTTTGGTTTGTTTGGTAATAGCTGTGTGTCTTCAGACACTGGATCATTCAACTCTGTGTCAGTAAATGGGACAACAGAAGGGGCCAGCGTACTGTTCATGACAACTGTGTTGCAATCAATAGCATAGTCGGTATTGTTTATTGCTTTCTCTTCTCTTGGCAAGTTATCTAGCATTGGCTGTCCATTGTGATTGTTATTGTGTAGGAAATCTTGCACAGGTATAATTGGCACATGACTTGATGTAGATGGTACAGGTTCGGCTTGAGGCAAAGGCAATCTCTCGGTCAAAACAGAGTAGGGAGTGACAGGCACTTTAACAGTTCGCCTTGCAAATATCTCATTATCCTTATGGATTTGATTAATCCTCTTCAATTCTGAAATCtataaaagtttttgttttgttaattgaacaataattaacagtttttattaattctACATGAAACTTGGGGAGAATTGCTAATgcaaagaaatttaaaatatatttttaatgtacctatttaaaatcaaGCGGTATTGGAAATAATAAGAAAAGTTTCCTCATCAAAATGTCCTTGTTTGAATAACATTAGTTATTTTTGGCTGATAACTGTCTGAACAAATTTCAGGTATGGTTTTTCCTGAAtcattatttgtaaaaatatgaCATCAAAATTGCTCCATATACCTACTGGAAAAAACTAGAAAAGAGGAATCTCTAAACTCAATGGCATTATCTAAAAAAAGATTCTATCCAATACTTTGTGATACTGTACTCTTACTATTTTTTGTTACTGATAAGCATGTTTAATGATACTGTAGCTTAGGGGGGTAATGGAATATCAAATAATGATAGTTCGTTCACAAAGGATTCAGATAATGAGAATTGCAGGTGTTTGTaggaatttgaaaaaatatttgcaatGCCATGTACTGAGTAAATAATCTTAATTCTCTCCATGTATCTTCAATTCATCATTTATCAGTCCATAGAGGTTGCACTGTGAGATAGATAAGCTTATAAATGAGATAAGTTAGACATACATTCCACATCACAACAGAGCcttgattgtttttattttttaacatgaAAGTAACAAATgtactataaaaaaaaacttcctaaAAAATGTGGAAGGAAACCCTAAACAATTAAATTGAAACTTACTGAACAATAAAATCTCAAAGCGATTGCTTGTAAAGTATCGCCTTCCTGAACTTGCGCTTCGATATAGTGTTCCTGCGGTTTCATCTTGTGTAGCTGTATTTCACTTTGGTCGTTGTCTTCCTTTTTGTTGTTACCCATATTGTAAATAATCAGGT comes from the Ostrinia nubilalis chromosome 17, ilOstNubi1.1, whole genome shotgun sequence genome and includes:
- the LOC135079703 gene encoding lysM and putative peptidoglycan-binding domain-containing protein 3 isoform X2: MNSGDDLIIYNMGNNKKEDNDQSEIQLHKMKPQEHYIEAQVQEGDTLQAIALRFYCSISELKRINQIHKDNEIFARRTVKVPVTPYSVLTERLPLPQAEPVPSTSSHVPIIPVQDFLHNNNHNGQPMLDNLPREEKAINNTDYAIDCNTVVMNSTLAPSVVPFTDTELNDPVSEDTQLLPNKPKLSVEAVVVKELTSHGADFGLKWFHLACVILILCFVVPLLYILINVHKPEHENST
- the LOC135079703 gene encoding lysM and putative peptidoglycan-binding domain-containing protein 3 isoform X1; protein product: MKQRTRVMNSGDDLIIYNMGNNKKEDNDQSEIQLHKMKPQEHYIEAQVQEGDTLQAIALRFYCSISELKRINQIHKDNEIFARRTVKVPVTPYSVLTERLPLPQAEPVPSTSSHVPIIPVQDFLHNNNHNGQPMLDNLPREEKAINNTDYAIDCNTVVMNSTLAPSVVPFTDTELNDPVSEDTQLLPNKPKLSVEAVVVKELTSHGADFGLKWFHLACVILILCFVVPLLYILINVHKPEHENST